The following is a genomic window from Malus sylvestris chromosome 7, drMalSylv7.2, whole genome shotgun sequence.
TTTTTAACAGGTGACCCGATAACGATCCGATTTGTTAATGGGACGTGTTGTTTGGTGTCGGATAATGGATCATTCAAGAAATTGTCATGTCTAATGTCTAGATTTGACAAACGATATCCTTATTGGGTTTTTAACTCGTGACCTAATAATGACCTATCTCATTAAAGAATTTTTAATAGGTGACCCGATACTGACCCGGCTCGTTAACATGTTGATCTAAAACCTGTTATTTTCATGTCATTCATGTTGAGTGAAgcaaaaaattatcaaacctAACACATAGCTATCTTTTAAGGTACATAATAATAAATACTTGAagtcaacaaaataataataaatactTGAAATTCCAGAAATACATCGATGACTTGTAAGTTGTAATTAAACTTATGCTTGATAGAAACATATAGAGTTGACGAATAAGGTGCGctcattaaaaatttaaaaattcacaGACGAAAAAATGGCAAAAAGTAAAGTATGCAGTTCCCTTCTACATCTTGCATCTATAATATTTTTGCCTTAGTGGATCTCCCTCTCATTTAATAAAAGTCCGAAATCTTGGTTTCCTAATTGGTGAAATACTAAGCCATCCGAATTGTTTTTTACTAATATTCAAGAAAAATAGTGTTTTAAAAGAATTCATAGACTTAGAGGAACTCTTACGTTATGAGTCATGaagaataataatattttcttcattcaagatagtttcattaaaaaaaaaaaaaaaaaaagacactaCATGAAGGCTGGTCACAAGTGTGGACGACTAAGAACTTTCCTGTTCGTAAGGGGCGGTTGTATATCTATAAATATTGGACTTTCGAGTTTGTGTTGTTTTTCTTGACGAGCTTTGATATATAACTTGCCCCtaattgattttatttatttattatgtttatgtattagtattttttttttgggtcaaatataGTAATATTAATTTTATCAAGTAACTACCCACATAGTGGgtgctttgtttgaaattttcaAAATGATCTAGTTTTACTAACCATTGTTAATTATATTGTTTTCTTCTGGAATTTTTAATTAGGGAGggtcatttttttagaaaatgagaaggggacagggagagagagagagagtgggggAAGTGGgacgtttttgtttttggttttttatttattttaatattgaaggtattttaacatcatatGTAGATgagacttcaataaaaaaaaacattaaattttgaacctgtgaaattacattattgcccatcattttttttgtgtgtgatagaagactaagtagtcttttcatcctcttttggttgacagagagtttcattaattaataaagatagatttagagctcgtttggatgtgcttttaaaatgactaaaaacgcttttggtgaaaatactTTTAGAactaatccttagtaaaaatgcaagtaaattttgaaaaaacacttaaagtgcttcctgaaagaagcacataactagcgcttcttgcagaaagcatttcaagtgcttttaaaatccaaaatattttatctaaaagcgttttcagttattttaaaagcacattcatGTCCTGACTTTCAATGATACGACTTTCCTGTGACGTCTAAATATTGGACTTTTGGTTTTGCGTTATTTTTTTGGTGACGTTTTATACATAATTCAGTGTTTGGTATGACATTCCTACCGACCGAATCCATTCTTTAAGGGATCGAAACTCGACGAAACTGGAGCAATTCAAAGGCTCGTATTACACTAAAGGGTCGAAAATAGCCCCAACTAGATAATAATTTACACATCCAACCACCAAAGGAACACTGAACTGCAAGGGCCTATATAGGAGAATGGTATTATTTCTAATTGGACAATTTGGGAACACATGAAAATGTGCTCCTCATCCAGTATGGGAGTATGGTTACATTAACGGATAAATGGTAAATGCTAATACAGGAGTTTTACCTGCAAATCGTGGAATCGCGCGGTAAAAACAGAGCAGAATACAATGCAGGTAAATCTGAATAGTTAATCGTTCGAAAGTTTTGACACCGCCACTTTTAAGCAAGCTTGAAGATAGATAGTCTGGTCGGAGTGAGCTCCCGAAGTGCTTATGTTGTGAAAGAGGAAAGAAGGAACGAGGAATTTGGATGCTCCGAATAACAGGATGCCGAGAATGAACCATAAGAACGAACTATGCTACCGAAATATGCAGTCATGAGAAAGATGTCTCTATCTTGTCATGGAGGTTTACTACCAGGTCATGTGCATCGTCCAGGAGCTTCCATATATCGAGTTGCCCCGAGATGCTATTGCACTCCCGGATAATCTCATCCATGCTGCTATACTTCTCGATTATCAGCTTCCTCTTCTGCAATACAGAAGCTGCGATGGCGAAGAGTAACAGATCGTCTGTTGGTGGGGCTCGTTGCCTTATCCTGCTCCATGCAGATTTTCCGATACCTGCCCTTATGGCTGCTTGATCGGCCCACATTACCTCCCATAGGCATACTGTCTGTTCGAACGTCAACTCCCTCCTAAATAGCACAACCACCATCCTATAAACGAAAAAGCAATCCTCCGCCTGGAGCTTCTCCAAGTGCCTGTATAGATGGGAGTCCTTGCATTTGATAATTTTAGAAACGATACTCAACTGCCTTCGGATCCCTACCTCGTCAAGCCTAAAATTATGTCGAGCCTTCTTCATGAAACCGACAAAACACCAGAAAGCCTCGTGATCCTCTGTTATTACAGCAGCTATAGGAGAAAGCAGGTCACTCATGCCCTGGCAGTAACCAATTTCGGGGTCATAGAGTGCATATGCTTCAAGAATAGCAACTAGTCTAGCAGCATGGAAAATTCTGCAAGGCTCCAAGTGACTGTAATCTTTCAACCCAACAGCCTCAGCAGTACGTGATGCCCTATCCTGTGACACTTCAGCTTGAGATGGGGCGTGCGGAATCCAATCTGAATTAGTCCGTACCGCATCAAGGCGTATGATCCGCTGCCAGGTGGCAAAATCCtcaatgtttagatttgattggACCTCTGTCCTCAAGGGAGAAGATTCATCCTTGGAAGTCACGTCATGATCATTTTCTTCCCTCCCTTCACATGAGGGGAAAGCATGAATCACCTCAGGTTCTTCAGAGGAATCCGAGTCAGACGAGTCAGAGTTTACTGCTTTGGAATCAGCATTTGTGTTTTCTCTTGAACCATCATCATCTCCATCCAACAATGTACTGGAAGGGTCATCTGAGTATTCAACATCTGGTATCTTATCTTCACTAGAAAGGGATTCCCTGGCGCTAACCACATCCTCAGAGCTGGGAGAACCTGTATCATGGGTGAATCTACTACCGTCCCCATTCAACTTAGAGCTATCATTTTCGCGCTTTATGAGTCGGCGGCACTGTCTGCGGAGTTTCTCATATTCCTTTCTGCAACCAAATATTCGAACAATGTACCATAAAGTTAGCAAAGCCAAtggataataaaaaatattactcAAACTGGAAAAAGCTTCAATCAACTTATGCAATATGAAGCTACAAAAGAACTAGATGAACTTGGCACTATTACCTTTTCTGAGATCGTACTATCTCCCTTTCTTCTTTTGAACTGTTTAATTCATAGCTGTTGAGAGTCGAGACAGAAATCCAGTCAACATATGTAAGTATGGTTTCGCACTTCCCGAAAACAACACAACATTTTAATGTATATGCAGAACAGGAATCAGTACGATGGTCATATATGAATATGATAATGGCATTAAAGACATAATCACAGGAATAATTTAAGTTTTGACCAAGGTATACTTGCAGATTTTATTTCCAAAACTCATGCCATCAATTCAGAAGGAATCGCATTACTCATATTAcgtggaggaaaaaaaaaagaacacttTTCTGAAACTTTAACTCCACATTGATTATGCAGCGAATAGTTCAAAAGCAGAAATGTCAGGTCTAAAGCCTAAAATGAACTTCTCTGAAGCCATAACCAGACCTAAATAAAAGCTCATATATCTAGCAGTCAGTATGTTTGACTTGGACCTAATGACATGTCTAAAAGCAATGATCCAGACTAATAGGAGAGAAAGAGCATACAATCCTCTGCCAGGAATGATACACCAAAACACCTGATGTTGGAAGCACATAACAAGTTCTATCTCGGAGATGCAAGGTATTAATGTAGCAATGTTTCagttaaaaacttaaaagagGTGTTGAGCATGCTTACACTCCAAGGAGAAATGGCCAAACTTCTGCTCTAATACTTGGATCAACACCCTGCATTCACGAAATTTTAAGATGAATAATGTCAATGATGGAAGTTGGAACCATGAATAGATGTTACGGCATTTTGATAGCAAATATATAACACAAAAGTGACAGAAACTCACTCCACTGCGAACTTTCTTCACCAACTTAACTCCACCATCGCGAAGCTTTCCATCTGGTGTAAAGAAAAGCCTCCATTGCTGAGCTGAAAGGGCATGTTTTCTTTTCCTGCGGGACCAAGGTGACTTAAGACGAACGctgaaaataaaacaataagCGCAATTAGTAATGGTACGATTAAGGAAGCATCAGCTATAcgaaaaatatcaatgtatgAATGAATGAAAATGTCAGGccaataaaaacatataaaagaaAGGGTCTGGCAGTAAACGAAAACCAAATTAGACCGCTTCAAAAGTGTGGATATTCTGCATAAGCATGCACTCGAAGGGCCAAGTCAAAGCAAATTTTCAACAAGGATT
Proteins encoded in this region:
- the LOC126629710 gene encoding rab GTPase-activating protein 22-like isoform X1, with the translated sequence MRALRRTQTSSSPSSSNSSHSSSSLSSSSSSSWIYLRSVLLIVSSSSPAHCSSSDRVRLKSPWSRRKRKHALSAQQWRLFFTPDGKLRDGGVKLVKKVRSGGVDPSIRAEVWPFLLGVYELNSSKEEREIVRSQKRKEYEKLRRQCRRLIKRENDSSKLNGDGSRFTHDTGSPSSEDVVSARESLSSEDKIPDVEYSDDPSSTLLDGDDDGSRENTNADSKAVNSDSSDSDSSEEPEVIHAFPSCEGREENDHDVTSKDESSPLRTEVQSNLNIEDFATWQRIIRLDAVRTNSDWIPHAPSQAEVSQDRASRTAEAVGLKDYSHLEPCRIFHAARLVAILEAYALYDPEIGYCQGMSDLLSPIAAVITEDHEAFWCFVGFMKKARHNFRLDEVGIRRQLSIVSKIIKCKDSHLYRHLEKLQAEDCFFVYRMVVVLFRRELTFEQTVCLWEVMWADQAAIRAGIGKSAWSRIRQRAPPTDDLLLFAIAASVLQKRKLIIEKYSSMDEIIRECNSISGQLDIWKLLDDAHDLVVNLHDKIETSFS
- the LOC126629710 gene encoding rab GTPase-activating protein 22-like isoform X2, yielding MIPSGSGNAFISGGGGLWSAAPSYVAVGVTALAGLAVVVAVFSTATSVRLKSPWSRRKRKHALSAQQWRLFFTPDGKLRDGGVKLVKKVRSGGVDPSIRAEVWPFLLGVYELNSSKEEREIVRSQKRKEYEKLRRQCRRLIKRENDSSKLNGDGSRFTHDTGSPSSEDVVSARESLSSEDKIPDVEYSDDPSSTLLDGDDDGSRENTNADSKAVNSDSSDSDSSEEPEVIHAFPSCEGREENDHDVTSKDESSPLRTEVQSNLNIEDFATWQRIIRLDAVRTNSDWIPHAPSQAEVSQDRASRTAEAVGLKDYSHLEPCRIFHAARLVAILEAYALYDPEIGYCQGMSDLLSPIAAVITEDHEAFWCFVGFMKKARHNFRLDEVGIRRQLSIVSKIIKCKDSHLYRHLEKLQAEDCFFVYRMVVVLFRRELTFEQTVCLWEVMWADQAAIRAGIGKSAWSRIRQRAPPTDDLLLFAIAASVLQKRKLIIEKYSSMDEIIRECNSISGQLDIWKLLDDAHDLVVNLHDKIETSFS